The DNA sequence TCGGGCGCGAGCCAGTCCACCGACATCGAGACCGCGGTGCGGTTCTGCCTGGAGGTCGCCAAGGCCTACGGCGAAGGCGGCTGCGAATTCTACGACCGCAAGGAGTTCAACGAGCTGGTCGCACGATATGGTCCAATGCGTCATCTTCAGACGCTGGGTCAGGAGCCCCGGGCTTGAGCCGTCTGGCGCTGACCGCCGCGCACGTCGAGGCCGCGGTCCTGGGCGGCGCGGTCCTGGGTGGCGGCGGAGGTGGATGGATCGCTGAAGGCCTCGCACGCGGCCGCCTGGCAGTGGCCCTGGGCACGGTAGATCTTGTCTCGGTTGATGACCTCCCGCCCGATTCCATGATCGCCACCGCGGCGTTGGTCGGCGCGCCCTCGCCCAAGGAGCAGTTCGTGCGGCCCGTGGACTTCATCCGGGCCATGAGGCTGCTTGCGGAGCGCGCTGGGGTCAGTCTGGGCGGAATCATCGCCAACGAGAACGGCGGTGGGGCTACGGTCAACGGCTGGT is a window from the bacterium genome containing:
- a CDS encoding DUF917 family protein, yielding MSRLALTAAHVEAAVLGGAVLGGGGGGWIAEGLARGRLAVALGTVDLVSVDDLPPDSMIATAALVGAPSPKEQFVRPVDFIRAMRLLAERAGVSLGGIIANENGGGATVNGWLQAAALGLPVVDAPCNGRAHPTGLMGAMGLQRVEGYTS